One part of the Sulfolobus tengchongensis genome encodes these proteins:
- a CDS encoding thermopsin family protease: MKWLILILLGMVSIVAYAQYPTGISAHNGPIFTNAILGFVDVHSLLAYNSSFSQCPYGASVQLNVILQVNTTTTTYYYWLQDVADFSTNSSVMNFVDNVWNSTAYLANITQIKGQGSVYNSTYYINGKPINVSFYAASTYIMPYKLPYIFYLLINESYNSSGVIVNFGYLIIRNGSEIYPPNLVFYDTVFIPVKGIVSASIIVNDSYTGWDLKDAELVWGGVFGGEKTSFLNMSSFLALYYSQNDHWKSFNLVYTYGNDTAEAADNLHVNITFDLAYVTTGTPNPTSYTVKFLPPFLTYFNITSPVPFYINGSLVNITSLAGYCDEPLSIGFIKNYTANSSAFAILNGQQNITIYPSDFMPNAYYIKPNYTWYYLVKVNSPVPVKAIINGKEEELQSGFYPNGTVIEIFNQTYYYSSTHRLIVKPTIVVINSPINITVSGISQYYVNVSSPVTVYAIVNGKNETLISGWYNANTTIEVFNQTYYYSPTHRFIVKPITVVIRSPINITVTGISQYYVISPIPLHAIINGENETLISGWYNANTTIQIVNQTYYYSSTHRLIVKPTTIVVNSPINITVSGISQYYINVTSPIPLYAVINGKNETLISGWYNANTSVNIENITYYPSSSERYVITSITPSPIFTVNSPLSVGVKAVKQYLVTVQSSYPITINGITTNQEWVNAGTTITLNANLPFYLIGSFKGTENISIGGSVVVNQPINETLVTSISPILIGVIAVIIIIAVALVVILMRRR, from the coding sequence ATGAAATGGCTAATCTTAATCCTGCTGGGAATGGTCTCAATAGTAGCTTACGCACAATATCCAACTGGAATATCGGCACATAATGGACCAATATTTACCAATGCAATATTAGGATTTGTTGACGTCCATAGTTTACTAGCATATAACTCATCATTCTCTCAATGTCCATATGGTGCATCAGTTCAACTAAATGTAATATTGCAAGTAAATACGACGACTACAACGTATTATTATTGGTTACAAGATGTCGCAGATTTCTCTACAAACAGCTCAGTAATGAATTTCGTAGATAATGTCTGGAACTCTACGGCTTATCTCGCAAACATTACACAAATTAAGGGACAGGGAAGTGTGTATAATTCCACTTATTATATAAATGGAAAGCCAATCAATGTGTCATTTTACGCAGCTTCAACTTATATCATGCCTTATAAATTACCTTATATCTTTTACTTGCTAATAAATGAATCATATAATTCCTCTGGCGTCATAGTGAATTTCGGATATCTGATCATACGTAACGGAAGCGAAATATATCCACCTAACCTAGTGTTTTATGACACCGTCTTTATTCCAGTGAAAGGTATAGTTTCGGCTTCAATTATCGTAAACGATTCATACACTGGATGGGATTTAAAAGATGCTGAGCTAGTCTGGGGAGGGGTTTTTGGTGGTGAGAAGACTAGCTTCCTTAACATGTCTTCATTCCTAGCCCTATATTATAGCCAGAACGATCATTGGAAATCGTTCAATCTCGTTTACACTTATGGAAATGATACAGCAGAAGCTGCAGATAATTTGCACGTTAACATAACTTTCGATTTAGCATATGTAACTACTGGTACACCTAATCCTACTAGCTATACGGTTAAATTCCTTCCCCCGTTCTTAACGTACTTTAATATTACATCACCAGTTCCATTCTACATAAACGGATCCTTAGTAAATATTACCTCACTTGCAGGATACTGTGATGAACCACTAAGCATCGGATTCATCAAGAATTATACGGCAAATTCATCAGCCTTTGCCATACTAAATGGTCAACAAAACATTACAATATATCCCTCAGATTTCATGCCTAACGCGTATTACATTAAACCCAATTACACTTGGTATTATCTCGTTAAAGTAAACTCACCAGTTCCAGTGAAGGCGATCATTAACGGAAAGGAAGAAGAGCTTCAGTCAGGATTTTATCCTAACGGAACAGTAATAGAAATATTCAACCAAACCTACTACTATTCGTCTACACACAGACTTATAGTTAAACCAACGATAGTCGTTATTAACTCACCTATTAACATAACAGTAAGTGGAATATCACAGTATTATGTTAATGTTAGCTCACCAGTAACCGTATATGCAATAGTAAACGGGAAAAACGAGACCTTAATATCTGGATGGTATAACGCAAACACTACCATAGAAGTATTTAACCAGACTTACTATTATTCACCTACACATAGGTTCATAGTTAAACCAATAACTGTTGTAATTCGTTCGCCAATCAATATAACTGTCACTGGAATATCACAATACTACGTCATTTCTCCAATACCCTTACATGCGATAATTAACGGAGAAAACGAGACCTTAATATCTGGATGGTATAACGCAAACACTACCATACAAATCGTCAACCAAACCTACTACTACTCGTCTACACACAGACTTATAGTTAAACCAACGACAATTGTTGTAAATTCACCTATTAACATAACAGTAAGTGGAATATCGCAATACTATATAAATGTCACTTCCCCTATCCCTCTGTATGCGGTAATTAATGGCAAAAATGAGACCTTAATATCTGGATGGTATAATGCAAATACTTCAGTTAACATAGAGAACATAACTTACTATCCATCTAGTAGTGAAAGATATGTAATAACTTCAATAACACCAAGTCCCATATTTACCGTGAATTCGCCACTTTCTGTCGGTGTTAAAGCGGTAAAGCAATATCTAGTCACTGTGCAATCGTCTTATCCCATCACGATTAATGGTATTACAACTAATCAAGAATGGGTAAATGCTGGTACAACAATCACCCTAAATGCAAACTTACCATTCTACTTAATAGGTAGTTTCAAAGGTACCGAAAATATATCAATAGGTGGAAGCGTAGTGGTAAATCAGCCGATAAACGAAACATTGGTAACATCAATAAGTCCCATATTAATTGGGGTAATTGCAGTTATCATTATTATCGCTGTAGCCTTAGTTGTAATATTGATGAGGAGAAGATAA
- the tnpA gene encoding IS200/IS605 family transposase has translation MKYKSTRHVKYLCKYHFVWIPKYRKAVLEPITEELKQTLINIAEELGCDVLTIEIMPDHIHLFVNCPPRYAPSYLANYFKGKSARQILKKHPELKIKDGLWTRNYFVATAGNVSSETIKKYIERQKVKEDEEK, from the coding sequence GTGAAATACAAATCAACCAGGCATGTAAAATACCTATGCAAATACCATTTCGTATGGATACCAAAATACCGTAAAGCTGTACTAGAGCCCATAACAGAGGAACTAAAACAAACACTCATAAACATTGCTGAAGAATTAGGATGCGACGTTTTAACCATCGAAATCATGCCAGACCACATACACCTCTTCGTGAATTGCCCACCACGATATGCTCCCTCTTATTTAGCAAACTACTTCAAGGGCAAGTCCGCTAGACAAATCCTTAAGAAACACCCAGAACTCAAGATAAAAGACGGTCTGTGGACTAGAAACTACTTCGTTGCAACAGCTGGCAATGTAAGTAGTGAGACGATTAAAAAGTACATTGAAAGACAAAAGGTGAAAGAAGATGAAGAGAAGTAA
- the cmr1 gene encoding type III-B CRISPR module RAMP protein Cmr1 encodes MEKLAEFEIAVYSPIVGGYNALSYSYELNQAEFPIRPTEIKALWRWWYRVMLNADGTKTYEELDGEVGKVLGSTAMTSKYIVQVIPKEIPKITNFNNKVDKIIQILMTTSFHGDFKKKFDIANVNKIIDYLFRNRGKDVEEVKDLLIKAKIASSTRLSLLFRSRGNDESVNIPLLQGKGGKPRNENQTKFRNYITRLFSQLYYVNEFAKGVVRVYGNADERTKRDLNVLLLALILDSIGSGSSRGFGSIIVEDVKSNLISSNIIELIKKRMYKEAVDRIISELGVKSQQGVSRTPSLSYFTYRVFVCSQDPSTTLKTIFRAVTKSNWKLHIYNNQRSADVLKKPGANLPSFVLGLPRFGSDKTSELQKEEALVASSKFESGKTGYLALVKGKLDEKIRRKSTISFKVIPLTQNSTLILMKVFYSMDFPKDLYHVGKRHREGVRVEKLDVPPYDRSKLREYLDNIEQNFGRDKKLYKMATSTDVKQFYQKAINFVEKITSDIIRDSGCKEVG; translated from the coding sequence ATGGAAAAACTTGCTGAGTTTGAAATCGCGGTTTATTCTCCTATCGTAGGAGGATATAATGCTCTCTCCTATTCTTATGAACTCAATCAAGCTGAATTTCCAATAAGACCTACTGAGATAAAGGCTCTATGGAGATGGTGGTATAGGGTAATGTTAAACGCTGATGGTACTAAAACTTATGAGGAATTGGATGGAGAAGTTGGGAAAGTATTGGGCTCTACAGCGATGACATCGAAGTACATTGTGCAAGTTATACCAAAGGAGATTCCAAAAATTACTAACTTTAATAATAAAGTTGATAAAATTATTCAAATATTGATGACTACTAGTTTTCACGGAGATTTTAAAAAGAAGTTTGACATAGCTAATGTAAATAAAATAATTGACTATTTATTTAGAAATAGAGGAAAAGATGTAGAAGAGGTAAAGGATTTATTGATCAAGGCTAAGATTGCTTCCTCAACTCGTCTTAGTCTCTTATTTAGAAGCAGAGGGAATGATGAGAGTGTAAATATTCCTTTATTGCAAGGTAAGGGTGGTAAACCAAGAAATGAAAATCAGACTAAATTTAGGAATTATATTACGAGGTTATTTTCGCAGTTATATTACGTTAATGAGTTTGCAAAAGGTGTTGTAAGAGTTTATGGTAATGCAGATGAGAGGACTAAAAGGGATTTAAATGTCCTCTTATTAGCCTTAATTTTAGATAGTATTGGTAGTGGAAGTAGTAGGGGATTTGGAAGCATTATTGTAGAAGATGTTAAATCTAATCTCATCTCCTCGAATATAATTGAACTCATTAAGAAGAGAATGTACAAAGAGGCAGTAGACAGAATAATTAGTGAACTTGGAGTTAAAAGTCAACAAGGAGTTTCAAGAACTCCTTCTCTATCGTATTTCACGTACAGGGTTTTTGTGTGTTCTCAGGATCCGTCTACTACCCTTAAAACTATTTTTAGGGCTGTAACTAAATCTAATTGGAAATTGCATATTTACAATAACCAACGTTCAGCGGATGTACTTAAAAAACCTGGAGCTAATCTGCCATCTTTCGTTCTAGGATTACCTAGGTTTGGGAGTGATAAAACTTCTGAGTTACAAAAAGAAGAAGCTCTGGTCGCTTCATCTAAGTTTGAAAGTGGCAAAACTGGTTATTTAGCCTTAGTTAAGGGTAAATTGGATGAAAAGATAAGGAGAAAGTCTACGATTTCTTTTAAGGTTATTCCTTTGACGCAAAATAGCACTCTCATACTTATGAAGGTGTTTTACTCTATGGATTTCCCTAAGGATCTGTACCATGTTGGTAAGCGACATCGTGAGGGGGTGAGGGTGGAAAAGTTAGATGTTCCTCCATATGATAGATCTAAGCTACGAGAATATTTGGATAATATAGAGCAAAACTTTGGAAGAGATAAAAAATTATATAAAATGGCTACTTCCACAGACGTAAAACAGTTCTACCAAAAAGCTATTAACTTTGTTGAGAAAATTACTTCTGATATTATAAGAGATTCGGGATGTAAGGAGGTGGGGTGA
- the cmr4 gene encoding type III-B CRISPR module RAMP protein Cmr4 has translation MLLEVTYKFAVPLGIKVLTPLHPGVGQTFSSVDLPVQRDSLGYPIIYSSSIKGSIRAAFRNAYKDPNEKQKKEKEIFGSEGSSTEDTFQSKVAVLDGILFTLPVRALQNIYVYVTSPILLTRMANYMELYNALHNKGLNKQLTIDTQINENRSSDELNRELLAEVLCLDTPKSAPSGKQTEVTCLEVKRDENVRKLKEQFKLNKPLIVLKDDKVARVLIDRSLLRITRVKLNDKKTVESGPWTEEYIPQYSMFFTLLLFKDEDTMKIITETVLQKKYIFLGGKETIGKGLVELITLW, from the coding sequence ATGTTACTAGAAGTCACATATAAATTTGCAGTACCGTTAGGAATAAAAGTATTAACGCCTCTTCATCCAGGTGTTGGGCAAACTTTCAGCAGTGTTGATTTGCCAGTTCAAAGGGACTCTTTAGGATATCCAATAATTTACAGTAGTAGTATTAAAGGTAGTATTAGAGCAGCCTTTAGAAATGCTTATAAAGACCCTAATGAGAAGCAGAAGAAGGAAAAAGAGATATTTGGAAGTGAGGGAAGCTCAACTGAAGACACTTTTCAAAGTAAGGTAGCAGTACTGGATGGGATATTGTTTACACTACCAGTTAGAGCATTACAAAACATATACGTTTACGTTACATCCCCTATCCTACTGACTAGAATGGCAAATTACATGGAGTTATATAATGCTTTACATAATAAGGGGTTAAATAAACAACTAACAATAGATACTCAAATTAACGAGAATAGATCGTCAGATGAGTTGAATAGAGAATTGTTAGCTGAAGTACTATGTTTAGACACTCCAAAGTCTGCTCCTTCAGGTAAGCAAACTGAAGTTACGTGTTTAGAGGTTAAGCGTGACGAAAATGTAAGGAAATTAAAAGAGCAATTCAAATTGAATAAACCTCTAATAGTGCTAAAAGATGATAAGGTAGCAAGGGTTTTGATAGACAGAAGTTTGTTGAGGATAACGAGAGTGAAGTTAAATGATAAAAAGACAGTGGAATCTGGACCATGGACGGAGGAATATATTCCTCAATATTCAATGTTCTTTACCCTATTGCTCTTTAAAGATGAGGATACTATGAAGATTATAACTGAAACTGTTCTGCAAAAGAAATACATATTCCTAGGAGGAAAAGAAACAATAGGAAAAGGGTTAGTTGAACTCATAACCCTATGGTGA
- the cmr5 gene encoding type III-B CRISPR module-associated protein Cmr5, translating into MESFVNRVMKDFSYLSTLDTEIRKKIRSRVRELPTMISTYGLRTTMYFYYSKATRDCIESIKAGKRCDDTDKEAYGHLFMLISNYIKDVLGINTIDSKEVLKTLSKIENEIMAEAYIDLPLNYLKRLVEAEFEKEEKK; encoded by the coding sequence TTGGAGAGCTTTGTTAATAGAGTAATGAAAGATTTTTCATATTTATCTACATTAGATACTGAGATAAGGAAGAAGATAAGGTCAAGAGTTAGGGAATTACCGACAATGATATCAACTTATGGCTTAAGGACAACAATGTACTTTTACTATTCTAAGGCTACTAGGGATTGTATTGAGAGTATAAAGGCTGGTAAGAGATGTGATGATACTGATAAGGAAGCTTATGGTCACCTCTTCATGTTAATTTCAAATTACATAAAGGATGTTTTGGGCATAAATACCATAGATTCTAAAGAAGTGCTGAAAACATTAAGTAAAATAGAAAATGAAATAATGGCTGAAGCCTATATAGATTTACCGTTAAATTATTTGAAAAGATTAGTTGAGGCCGAATTCGAAAAGGAGGAGAAAAAATGA
- the cmr6 gene encoding type III-B CRISPR module RAMP protein Cmr6, which yields MNLLSLSLKEWIEEINRYDAVRDEFKRELVEKLTLESDKVNLNEVKEYYEELKKGIKANYPFCRVFKIKSVYRATFGRNEIFGTIPFEVGLSFNWIFNVPVIYGSEIKGAVRYVYRSNKKEDSIFDTDRVGFTDAMPIAYTNHLLYPDVMTPHYTKVKNEADVVPTPIVHLVVSSGVTFEFIFYTNAKNTDDLVSAIKDAINLGIGAKTSVGYSTFELSGKEEEC from the coding sequence ATGAACTTGCTCTCGCTTTCACTTAAAGAGTGGATTGAAGAGATAAATAGGTATGATGCTGTTAGAGATGAGTTCAAGAGGGAATTAGTGGAGAAACTCACGTTAGAGAGTGATAAGGTAAACCTGAATGAAGTTAAGGAATATTATGAGGAGCTTAAAAAGGGGATAAAGGCAAATTATCCATTTTGTAGAGTCTTTAAGATAAAATCGGTTTATAGAGCGACATTTGGCAGGAACGAAATTTTCGGTACTATACCATTTGAGGTTGGATTATCCTTCAATTGGATCTTTAACGTCCCAGTCATTTATGGCTCGGAAATAAAGGGAGCAGTTAGATATGTCTACAGAAGTAATAAGAAAGAAGATAGTATTTTCGATACTGATAGGGTGGGATTTACTGATGCCATGCCAATTGCTTACACTAATCACTTACTTTACCCAGACGTAATGACTCCACATTATACTAAGGTAAAAAACGAGGCTGACGTTGTTCCTACACCTATTGTCCATTTAGTAGTCAGTTCAGGTGTTACTTTCGAATTTATTTTCTACACTAACGCTAAAAATACAGATGATTTAGTTTCGGCAATTAAGGATGCCATAAATTTAGGAATTGGAGCTAAAACTTCAGTTGGTTACTCAACTTTTGAATTATCAGGAAAAGAGGAGGAGTGTTAG
- the cas10 gene encoding type III-B CRISPR-associated protein Cas10/Cmr2, whose amino-acid sequence MNFKEKAMALLHDPPYKAFVVTGKIRENLCDDFNDISNLKAHEKHALCFAKEVLANTPLDPGDEILKLFDNVKEADHRASLVDRLNLPPETPLQSKIVLKNIINPKSYREIRGTIDLQRVRNEVAKPINNLLRLTNDEREAYHTLYIAYELLWLSKNLPLSPADTRIPTHTVFDHVYSTAMSYNIISKNPNNELYYIDVAGVQNFVSKARKLRDLWASSYLISLYAWLLVKDYVWEYGGDILIVPTARFNIFYYYSAINKFKNIQLRDNLTDIICKVIYANSNICDIKEFRYPRFPVVPATISIILPKGTKINEESIWAKIVDEAFNTNLLDDYQLDNKEIIKKIAKILPFFIRKGNLAFDNEPFGDVLKKARKMATQPFKITKTLTVDYKDGKYFINDIEIKTSPKNPKFGFDYCTMCGENPALVILPPEDDKYWENKDQVLLSPGEKLCPWCFTKRVFSINAHKAIPRLFGSSEETATMHFISVGDVASVSFKFKLDANYKDLEEIAKKYNLDKDEDPNIRMAIWKPYSTIIKNKKALITRESTSTYFNDINLRRELEGKLRGKYLTSSPHTYYSIIKGDGDNVGKILIGDLPFYNSLEEYLNDALNIDDATKKQNTINQIIGEDKRGDNNKLSRIVTPSYLSTVSSMLMRISIRDQLIIYDNYGFTIYTGGDDILAIAPNEIIELIDYNTKKVKEVLRYNPSINIVLKTRENYMGLPQSDHFDQYGLPLFPTSRSYAIYVIYYREPIYDAISSMNYLLDKAKESCWKLEDGREICKDTLIITDGDTEAYLPLERTELLHSLMQFLGDFKKEKKGLLSNSFIYDVISNEEILKRLKSDEYKKYVEFLIQRNLTSKDEGLVKAISLVFPIITRKVKVEKVEKIIDSEGKNNNCDKKEYYEIDDDTPFIVYLAKAYKIISR is encoded by the coding sequence ATGAATTTCAAGGAAAAGGCTATGGCACTGCTTCATGATCCACCCTATAAGGCCTTTGTAGTAACTGGAAAAATAAGGGAAAATCTATGTGACGATTTTAATGATATTAGTAATTTAAAGGCACATGAAAAGCACGCATTGTGTTTCGCTAAGGAAGTTTTGGCTAATACTCCGCTAGATCCCGGAGATGAAATTTTAAAGCTCTTCGATAATGTAAAAGAGGCAGATCATCGCGCTTCACTAGTTGATAGGCTTAACTTACCACCAGAGACTCCTCTGCAAAGTAAAATAGTTTTGAAAAACATCATAAATCCAAAGTCCTATAGGGAAATTAGAGGCACAATAGATTTACAGAGAGTGAGAAATGAGGTAGCTAAACCCATTAATAACCTTCTGAGGTTAACTAATGATGAAAGAGAAGCCTATCACACTCTTTACATAGCTTATGAACTATTGTGGCTAAGTAAGAATTTACCCCTATCACCTGCAGATACGAGAATTCCTACTCATACGGTTTTTGACCACGTATATTCAACTGCTATGAGCTATAATATTATTTCAAAAAATCCAAATAATGAACTATATTATATTGACGTAGCGGGAGTGCAGAATTTCGTATCAAAGGCTAGAAAATTAAGGGACTTATGGGCTTCAAGCTACTTAATTTCACTATATGCTTGGTTATTAGTAAAGGATTACGTTTGGGAATATGGGGGAGACATATTAATTGTACCTACAGCTAGGTTTAACATATTTTATTATTATAGTGCAATAAATAAGTTTAAAAATATTCAGCTAAGAGATAATTTAACTGACATCATATGTAAAGTAATTTATGCAAATAGTAACATCTGCGATATAAAGGAATTCCGCTATCCAAGATTCCCAGTAGTTCCCGCAACTATATCAATAATCCTACCAAAGGGAACTAAAATAAATGAGGAATCTATTTGGGCTAAAATAGTAGATGAAGCGTTTAATACTAACCTGCTGGACGATTATCAACTCGACAATAAAGAGATAATCAAGAAAATAGCTAAAATATTACCATTCTTTATAAGGAAAGGAAATTTGGCTTTTGATAATGAGCCATTTGGAGATGTACTGAAGAAAGCTAGAAAAATGGCCACTCAGCCTTTTAAGATAACCAAGACTTTAACAGTTGATTACAAAGATGGAAAATATTTCATAAATGATATTGAGATAAAAACCTCACCAAAAAATCCGAAATTTGGTTTCGATTATTGTACAATGTGTGGAGAAAATCCAGCCTTAGTAATATTACCTCCAGAAGATGACAAATATTGGGAAAATAAGGATCAAGTCCTGTTATCCCCTGGAGAAAAACTATGTCCTTGGTGCTTTACTAAAAGAGTATTTTCCATAAACGCTCACAAAGCGATTCCTAGATTATTCGGAAGTAGCGAAGAAACTGCCACGATGCACTTCATATCAGTGGGAGATGTGGCGTCGGTATCTTTTAAATTTAAACTTGATGCAAATTATAAGGATTTAGAGGAAATAGCTAAGAAATATAATTTGGATAAAGATGAGGATCCTAATATTAGAATGGCCATATGGAAACCATATTCTACAATAATAAAGAATAAAAAGGCTTTAATTACAAGAGAATCCACATCCACTTATTTTAACGATATAAATCTGAGAAGGGAATTAGAAGGGAAATTAAGAGGCAAATACTTAACCAGTTCCCCTCATACTTATTATTCTATTATTAAAGGAGATGGTGATAACGTAGGAAAAATACTCATTGGTGACCTACCATTTTATAATTCACTAGAGGAGTACCTCAATGACGCATTGAACATTGATGACGCTACGAAAAAGCAAAATACAATCAATCAAATAATTGGTGAAGATAAGAGAGGGGATAATAATAAGTTAAGCAGAATTGTTACTCCATCATATCTTTCCACAGTCAGCTCAATGCTCATGAGAATATCAATTAGAGATCAATTAATCATTTACGATAATTACGGCTTTACTATCTACACTGGAGGAGATGATATACTTGCAATTGCCCCCAATGAAATTATTGAGTTAATTGATTATAATACGAAAAAAGTAAAGGAAGTCTTACGATACAATCCATCAATAAACATTGTCCTAAAGACTAGGGAAAATTACATGGGACTTCCTCAATCCGATCATTTTGATCAATACGGCTTACCACTTTTCCCAACAAGCAGATCATACGCAATTTACGTAATTTACTATAGAGAACCTATTTACGATGCCATCTCTTCAATGAACTACTTACTTGACAAAGCAAAGGAAAGTTGCTGGAAGCTAGAAGATGGAAGAGAAATATGTAAAGACACTCTCATAATTACGGATGGTGATACTGAGGCATATTTACCCTTAGAGAGGACAGAATTACTACACTCTCTAATGCAATTTCTAGGTGATTTCAAAAAGGAAAAGAAAGGGTTGCTATCCAATTCCTTCATTTATGATGTCATATCCAATGAGGAAATACTCAAAAGGCTCAAATCAGATGAATACAAAAAGTACGTTGAATTCCTAATTCAAAGGAATTTGACAAGCAAAGATGAAGGTTTAGTAAAGGCTATATCTCTAGTCTTCCCAATAATAACTAGAAAAGTTAAAGTTGAAAAAGTTGAGAAAATAATAGACAGTGAAGGAAAAAATAATAACTGTGATAAGAAAGAATATTATGAGATAGATGATGATACACCATTTATTGTTTACTTAGCAAAAGCCTATAAGATTATTTCGAGGTGA
- a CDS encoding type III-B CRISPR module-associated Cmr3 family protein — MNTPTFVCIKPIESYLFRMHGEFDVNLKGPYSTASSIELPLPSTIAGILSTINIEDNKVKIEENKEEDVFDQNYTLQGKIWGPIIRKGDKIGVLNGEYTKNGELIITEKEVRRERRVGIGMEADRRVTKEGMIFTTTLVDLNDIGEICYYYEGEIKGERVIKFGGEGRVALLKSSQVELNCVKSKLAYLLSPLLIKSEVNINTGIIEFDNGVSLSVISGRFYSVGLGFNVRTRKRKPIYKALMQDSIVKLNREIGCFESIGEYSQLGYGSLLPVNKVIIKS, encoded by the coding sequence ATGAATACGCCTACCTTCGTGTGTATTAAACCCATAGAGAGCTACCTATTCAGAATGCATGGAGAGTTCGATGTTAATTTAAAAGGACCTTATTCCACTGCGTCGAGCATTGAATTACCCCTACCTTCAACAATAGCCGGAATTTTATCAACAATAAATATTGAAGATAATAAGGTAAAAATTGAGGAGAATAAGGAGGAAGACGTATTTGACCAAAACTACACTTTACAAGGAAAGATATGGGGTCCAATTATTAGAAAAGGAGATAAGATTGGAGTACTTAATGGGGAATATACCAAAAACGGTGAGTTAATCATCACTGAAAAGGAAGTAAGAAGAGAGAGAAGAGTAGGTATTGGAATGGAAGCTGACAGAAGAGTAACAAAAGAAGGGATGATATTCACTACCACATTAGTGGACTTAAATGATATTGGAGAGATCTGCTATTATTATGAAGGTGAAATTAAAGGTGAAAGAGTGATAAAGTTTGGTGGAGAAGGTAGAGTAGCCTTACTTAAATCCAGCCAAGTTGAATTAAATTGTGTTAAGTCAAAATTAGCTTACCTATTGTCACCTCTATTAATTAAATCCGAAGTAAACATAAACACCGGAATTATAGAATTTGATAATGGTGTATCACTTTCCGTAATTAGCGGAAGATTTTACTCTGTAGGTTTAGGATTTAACGTAAGAACTAGGAAGAGAAAGCCAATATACAAAGCCCTAATGCAGGATAGTATAGTAAAACTAAACAGAGAAATAGGATGTTTTGAGAGCATTGGAGAATACTCACAATTAGGTTACGGTAGTTTACTTCCAGTTAACAAAGTAATAATCAAAAGTTAA
- the cas2 gene encoding CRISPR-associated endonuclease Cas2 encodes MKVYKVNYAKIYVAKKREIFKYSEILFFFVYVVVAYDISDEKVRGKVRRLLRRYGLSYISRSVYGGRLSWNRSLFLSEKIARILGGRDSVAFIPVQNADFSRTLIVVKNKVSRNELQVIFAGEDF; translated from the coding sequence ATGAAGGTATATAAAGTAAATTACGCAAAAATTTATGTTGCAAAAAAGAGAGAAATATTTAAATATTCTGAGATTTTATTTTTCTTTGTGTATGTGGTAGTTGCTTATGACATTTCAGACGAAAAAGTCCGTGGTAAGGTTAGGAGACTTCTACGGCGTTACGGTCTATCATATATTTCTAGATCAGTTTATGGAGGAAGATTATCTTGGAATAGATCCCTCTTCCTATCGGAAAAGATTGCTAGAATTCTTGGAGGCAGAGATTCAGTCGCTTTCATCCCTGTCCAAAACGCTGACTTCTCAAGAACTCTTATCGTCGTCAAAAATAAGGTATCGAGAAACGAATTACAGGTTATCTTTGCCGGCGAGGATTTTTGA